A genome region from candidate division KSB1 bacterium includes the following:
- a CDS encoding NUDIX hydrolase: MSRNFSYCPQCGGRLHLRFTEGRERLVCEKCGFIFYQNPIPAVAVILQQNSQVLLVKRKFEPAAGEWSLPAGFIEWGEGPEQTAIRELNEETGLEIAIHSLYGVYPGRDYPDYEILLVVYRGEIIGGNLQPGDDALEARWFEISQLPENIAFRIHRNILTELARKKK; this comes from the coding sequence ATGTCAAGAAATTTCAGTTATTGCCCGCAATGCGGCGGGCGCTTGCATCTGCGCTTTACCGAAGGGCGTGAGCGTCTGGTCTGCGAAAAATGCGGTTTTATTTTTTATCAAAATCCCATTCCAGCCGTCGCCGTCATTCTGCAACAAAATTCCCAGGTGCTTTTGGTCAAAAGAAAATTCGAGCCGGCCGCCGGCGAGTGGAGCCTGCCGGCGGGTTTCATCGAATGGGGCGAAGGCCCGGAGCAGACCGCGATTCGCGAATTGAATGAGGAAACCGGGCTCGAGATCGCCATTCACAGCCTTTACGGCGTTTATCCCGGGCGGGATTATCCGGATTATGAAATTCTGCTGGTGGTTTATCGCGGCGAAATTATTGGGGGAAATTTGCAGCCGGGAGATGACGCCCTGGAAGCGCGGTGGTTCGAAATCTCGCAGTTGCCGGAGAATATTGCGTTTCGGATTCATCGCAATATTTTGACGGAGTTGGCGAGAAAGAAAAAGTAA
- a CDS encoding N-acetylmuramoyl-L-alanine amidase, whose amino-acid sequence MPKLAKASFLFGFVIAVTFGAEPLSAQYLSQLEVVYPREGLIVTAADSTFIFGNFDYRPFGAATANTPVKFSVTINGLPARLYPSKTFLAVVPVKPGPFTFHTVLRPIFADGTVGDSTVVDRNVFIPYYLTTTSSETLRVDSSYVFPNLDLEMMPGDVLGVAVKASPGCAARFSIDSVAADLPMAEQPLRKNSYTSEAVFGQARPPATPLVRGIYTGVYVIRPRDVATNTAVRFEITHPSGRRLTMTAPGKISIWNSGVPRVASLAQELTVARTKPGRGYQLFLPAGVKLWITGREDNFYRAKLTEGESVWVPMSSVSFLPPGTQPPQSLVRVARTKSFEKFSSVTIFLSERLPYKIEQEIKAQRLHVTIYGATSDTDWIRYDFGDPLIGEIRWSQDGEEKYRLTIDLNQNQQWGYRAFYEENNLVLEIKKSPLTPKSRKRPLREVTICVDPGHGPDLGAIGPSGLYEKDANFLLAQAVAEKLADKGARVVLTRENLEEGIVLGTRTKLAEAAGADLFVSLHHNALPDGVNPDKSRGSSVLYFHPQSYPLAQSIQRHLLQRLQLPNFGVFYQNLAVCRVTSMPSVLVESAFLMHPLEEALIRDPAFREKNAAAIVAGIEEFLKGAAK is encoded by the coding sequence TTGCCCAAATTGGCTAAAGCGTCCTTTCTTTTCGGTTTTGTGATCGCCGTTACTTTTGGCGCCGAACCGCTTTCCGCGCAATATCTTTCACAGCTCGAAGTCGTCTATCCTCGCGAAGGGTTGATCGTCACCGCCGCCGATTCAACTTTCATTTTCGGCAATTTCGATTACCGGCCTTTCGGCGCCGCGACGGCCAATACGCCGGTAAAATTTTCCGTCACGATCAACGGCCTGCCGGCGCGGCTTTATCCGAGCAAAACTTTTCTTGCTGTCGTGCCGGTGAAGCCGGGGCCGTTTACGTTTCATACGGTGCTCCGCCCGATTTTCGCCGACGGCACGGTGGGCGATTCCACCGTTGTCGATCGCAATGTTTTCATTCCCTATTATCTCACAACCACTTCTTCAGAGACCCTTCGCGTCGATTCGAGCTACGTTTTCCCGAACCTCGATTTGGAAATGATGCCGGGCGACGTTCTCGGCGTGGCCGTCAAAGCCTCGCCGGGATGTGCGGCGCGTTTTTCGATTGACAGCGTCGCCGCTGATTTGCCGATGGCCGAGCAGCCGCTGAGAAAAAATTCTTACACCAGCGAGGCGGTTTTCGGGCAGGCGCGGCCGCCAGCCACGCCGTTGGTGCGCGGCATCTACACCGGCGTTTACGTGATTCGTCCGCGGGATGTGGCGACCAACACGGCGGTTCGCTTTGAAATAACGCATCCCTCCGGGCGCCGCCTCACGATGACCGCGCCGGGCAAAATATCAATTTGGAATTCCGGCGTCCCTCGCGTTGCCAGCTTGGCGCAGGAATTAACCGTGGCGCGGACGAAACCCGGCCGCGGCTACCAGTTGTTTCTGCCCGCCGGAGTGAAGTTGTGGATCACCGGACGGGAGGACAATTTTTATCGCGCCAAATTAACCGAGGGCGAGTCGGTTTGGGTGCCAATGAGCAGCGTGAGTTTTCTGCCGCCGGGAACGCAACCCCCGCAAAGCCTGGTCAGAGTTGCCCGCACGAAAAGTTTTGAAAAATTTTCCAGCGTCACGATTTTTCTCTCCGAGCGCTTGCCGTATAAAATCGAGCAGGAAATCAAAGCGCAGCGCCTGCACGTGACGATTTACGGCGCCACCTCGGACACCGATTGGATTCGGTACGACTTCGGCGACCCCTTGATCGGCGAAATTCGCTGGTCACAGGACGGTGAAGAGAAATACCGGCTGACGATTGATTTGAATCAGAATCAGCAGTGGGGCTATCGGGCGTTTTACGAAGAAAATAATCTCGTGCTCGAAATCAAGAAATCACCGCTCACCCCAAAATCACGAAAACGTCCGCTGCGGGAGGTGACCATCTGCGTCGATCCCGGCCACGGCCCGGATTTGGGCGCCATCGGGCCGAGCGGGCTTTACGAAAAAGACGCCAATTTTCTTCTTGCCCAAGCCGTGGCGGAAAAACTTGCCGATAAAGGCGCGCGCGTCGTTCTCACGCGAGAAAACTTGGAAGAGGGCATCGTTCTCGGCACGCGAACCAAGCTTGCCGAGGCCGCCGGCGCGGATCTTTTTGTGAGCTTGCATCACAACGCGCTGCCGGACGGCGTCAATCCCGACAAGAGCCGCGGCAGCAGCGTCTTGTATTTTCATCCGCAAAGTTATCCGTTGGCGCAAAGCATTCAACGGCATTTGTTGCAGCGCTTGCAACTGCCGAATTTCGGCGTGTTTTATCAGAATCTCGCGGTTTGCCGCGTGACCAGCATGCCCTCGGTGCTGGTGGAATCCGCTTTTCTCATGCACCCGCTGGAGGAAGCCTTGATTCGCGATCCGGCGTTTCGCGAAAAAAATGCGGCGGCGATCGTCGCCGGCATCGAGGAATTTCTCAAGGGCGCTGCAAAATAG
- a CDS encoding DUF1232 domain-containing protein, giving the protein MPIRLSDSSTLRRPSFWKLIWHLPRLIRLVGRLLRDSRVPAFGKIVFASSIVYLFLPIDLIPDFILPIIGHLDDLVVVLAGLRFLLRQTPTNVLEEHLAQIG; this is encoded by the coding sequence ATGCCGATTCGTCTCTCAGATTCTTCCACGCTGCGCCGGCCTTCATTTTGGAAATTGATCTGGCATTTGCCCAGGCTCATTCGTTTGGTTGGCCGCCTGCTGCGTGATTCGCGTGTGCCGGCTTTCGGCAAAATCGTTTTTGCTTCATCCATCGTTTATTTGTTTTTACCGATTGATCTGATACCTGATTTTATTTTACCCATCATCGGCCACCTGGATGATCTGGTAGTTGTCCTGGCTGGTCTGCGTTTTTTGCTGCGCCAAACCCCGACCAACGTGCTCGAGGAACATCTTGCCCAAATTGGCTAA
- a CDS encoding small ribosomal subunit Rsm22 family protein yields the protein MFVLPENLATAIREILKTRPARQWQREAQALSRRYRGQREILPSSFAHGEEQALAYLAQIFPATYAQLYGAMAATKAQAPAWQPLSLLDLGSGPGTALWAGLEQWPSLKKLEAWEREASFIAIGQKLAQASEQDAIRNCHWQKLDLRRRLPKINQTYDLVIIGHVLNELSAADQQRVVEYAWEHCAGLLLLVEPGTSAAFPAIQKARERLLALGARTLAPCPHEQPCPLVDDWCHFPQRLQRPSFQRRAKAAISQWEDCKFSYAAMARFAPAHAPWARIIRAPQVTKVYAEVQLCTATGVVRQREDRKNREVFKRLTKLRWGAVVAG from the coding sequence ATGTTTGTTCTTCCCGAAAATCTCGCAACCGCCATCCGTGAAATTCTCAAAACGCGGCCGGCCAGACAGTGGCAGCGCGAGGCGCAAGCCTTGAGCCGGCGTTATCGCGGCCAGCGCGAGATTTTGCCCTCAAGCTTTGCGCACGGGGAGGAACAAGCCCTGGCCTATCTGGCGCAAATTTTTCCGGCCACTTACGCGCAGCTTTACGGCGCGATGGCCGCGACGAAAGCGCAGGCGCCGGCTTGGCAGCCGCTTTCGTTGCTCGACCTCGGCAGCGGGCCGGGCACGGCATTGTGGGCGGGGCTCGAGCAGTGGCCATCTTTGAAGAAACTCGAAGCCTGGGAACGCGAGGCGTCTTTCATCGCCATCGGGCAAAAATTGGCGCAAGCTTCCGAACAGGACGCAATACGCAATTGTCATTGGCAAAAGCTCGATCTTCGCCGTCGGCTTCCAAAGATCAACCAAACGTACGATCTCGTCATCATCGGGCATGTCTTGAATGAGCTTTCGGCAGCGGATCAGCAGCGCGTGGTGGAATATGCCTGGGAACACTGCGCCGGCCTGCTGTTGCTGGTCGAGCCGGGAACCTCCGCTGCTTTCCCGGCGATCCAAAAAGCGCGCGAGCGCTTATTGGCTTTGGGCGCGCGCACGCTCGCGCCGTGCCCGCACGAGCAGCCGTGTCCGCTCGTTGATGATTGGTGCCATTTTCCGCAGCGTTTGCAGCGGCCGTCATTTCAACGCCGGGCCAAAGCGGCGATTTCACAGTGGGAAGATTGCAAATTTTCCTACGCCGCCATGGCGCGTTTTGCGCCGGCTCATGCGCCGTGGGCGAGAATCATTCGCGCGCCGCAGGTGACGAAAGTCTACGCTGAGGTGCAGTTATGCACCGCCACCGGCGTTGTGCGGCAGCGTGAAGACAGGAAAAATCGCGAGGTGTTCAAACGCCTCACAAAGCTGAGGTGGGGCGCGGTTGTTGCGGGATAG